One Anas platyrhynchos isolate ZD024472 breed Pekin duck chromosome 2, IASCAAS_PekinDuck_T2T, whole genome shotgun sequence DNA segment encodes these proteins:
- the LOC101804649 gene encoding cathelicidin-2, with product MASCWVLLLLGLGGACALPAPAPLAYSQALAQAVDSFNQRPEVHNAFRLLSADPEPTPGIDLGTLRALNFTLMETDCAPGSRVPTDDCDFKENGAIKECSGPVTFQQGTPDIDLRCSDASSDPVLVQRGRFGRLLGKIRHLRPRVHIRVKADASVSFG from the exons ATGGcgagctgctgggtgctgctgctgctgggcctggggggggcctgcgccctgcccgccccggcccccctCGCCTACAGCCAGGCGCTGGCCCAGGCCGTGGACTCCTTCAACCAGCGCCCCGAGGTGCACAACGCCTTCAGGCTGCTCAGCGCCGACCCCGAGCCCACCCCG GGCATCGACCTGGGCACTCTGCGGGCGCTCAACTTCACCCTGATGGAGACCGACTGCGCCCCGGGCTCACGGGTCCCCACCGACGACTGCGACTTCAAGGAGAACGGG GCCATCAAGGAGTGCTCAGGGCCGGTGACGTTCCAGCAAGGCACCCCCGACATCGACCTGCGCTGCTCCGACGCCTCCTCCGAT CCGGTGCTCGTCCAGCGGGGCCGATTCGGCCGCTTACTGGGCAAGATCCGACATCTTCGGCCCCGGGTCCACATCCGCGTGAAAGCCGACGCCTCCGTCAGCTTCGGCTGA